DNA from Brevibacterium sp. 'Marine':
CGCCACCGGATGTCCGGCGGTCAGGGCGCACGCCTGCTCATCGTCTCCCGCGGGGACGGCAGCTTCTTCGACGCCGCCCACTCCGGAGACCTGCCGCTGATCTTCCCCGGCGAGATCTGGCACGATTCCTTCCTCGACTACGGTGCGACCACTGATATCGCCGGTCCCGAGCTGCGCCGGATCTGGGGAGAGTTCGCCACCTCGGGCAGCCTGCCGCGCGTGCGGGTGCCCGGACTCATCGACATCATGGGCTGACCTGTTCGGCTTCGCGATCACCGTCCTGCGTCCCCGGTCTGTCGTCTTTTCACAACCGCCATGTCACCGGCGTGAACTACCGTTGGACCATGGACGCACATCAGATCTCGGCAGCCCGGCTGATCTCGCAGGGACTCATCGGACCTCCACCTGAGTCACCGACAGGATCCGACCTCTCACCTGCCGGAGCCGTCGTCGAGCATCTCGGCTGCGTCCAAGCCCAAGCCCTCGGCGGAGCACTGGTCTCCATCGCCCTGCGCTCAGGGCCGGATGTCACTGACGGTGTGGCTGCCGTCCGTGCCGCCATCGATTCCGGAGAGATCGTGCGTTCCTGGACCCAACGCGGCACCATCCACCTGACCACGGCCAAGGACATCGGATGGATCCTCGGCCTCACCGGGGCACGGACCATGAAATCCACGGCCAAGCGGCGTGAGCACTTCGGCATCACCGACGCCATGCTCGATACTGCAGCCGAACTCGCCACAGCAGCCATCCGGGAACGGGGACCGCTGACGCGCTTCGAACTGCTCGACGCATTCGCTCCCATCGGCGCCGGAGACGAATACGGCCACGCCCGGTACCTCATCACGTCCCTGGCACTGCAGAACATCATCGTCCAAGCCCCCATGATCGAGGGCAAGGACGATATGAAATACGTGCTCACCGCAGATTGGGTGCCTGCCCCCACGGAGTTGGACACCGAGGCGGCCGACCACGAATGGGTGAGACGCTTCGTCACCAGCCACGGCCCGGTCACGGTCGACGACGCGACACGCTGGACGGGACTGCCGAAGACGAGGATGAGAAAGGCCATTCAGGCCGGAATCGTTGCCGGTGAGATTGTGAGCTCCGACATCGACGGCACCGAATACGTGCACGCACCGGATCTGGAGGACCGGCTGGCCGAATGGGAGACTGCGGCGCAGGAGACCATGTTGCTGCCGGGATTCGACGAGATCATCCTCGGGTACAAGGATCGCAGCGCCACTCTCGACCCTGCCCACGAAAGACTCGTTGTGCCCGGAGGCAACGGAATGTTCAAGAACACAGTTCTGACCGGCACACGTGCGCGCGCCACGTGGAAGCGATCACCCCGCAAGACCGGTCCGCGAGTCCTTGTCGACACCTTCCCAGGGGAGAGAGTTGACCTCGAGGCCGTCGAAACGGTGAGCGCAACCCACCCGGCCTTCGTCTGAGAACGCAATCGCGACCGACGATGAACGAACTCCACACGACACGCACACCGTTGGCCGGCCAGATGACCGCGGCTGACCGACCGGGATCGACGCCGCAGAGCATCGCCGTAGGGATCATCCTCAACCCCAAACACCCGGCGACCCTGCGGGCGTATGCCGAGCTCGTGCCGGAACTGCGCAATGTCGGCGCACACTACCGAAGCATGACCACCAGCGTCGAACGCTCCGGTCGGTGGCAGGCCGAACAGCTCATCGCGTGGGGAGCCGACACCATCATCATCCTCGGTGGTGACGGCACCATCCGGGCGACGGCGGCGGTGCTCGCCGAGGCAGGGACTCCCACATTCCTCATTCCGACCGGGACCGCGAACGTGCTCAGCCGTCATATCGGCTTCCGATCCTCCCGACATGCAATCGACCTGTGCGTGGGTACTATCGCGTCGATCATCCGTGTCGGCGATCCGCCGAACCTCCGGAACGTTCCGATCAATACTGCCGATTTCCAGACGGCCGATGGCGCTCGACATCGCACCGAGTTCATCAGCCTCGCCGGCATCGGGGGAGACGCCCGGGCCGTGGCCCACCACCGCTCCGCTCCCGGACTGCTCGGCTACGCCTGGGGAGCCGCGCGAGCCCTCTTCGCCGCGGACTTCACCGCGAGTACGGCAGACACCGCAAGCATGAGGGACACCGCGAGCACACGGGAAAGAACCGCCGGCGCAGGGGAGGCAACCGCCTCGGGGCAGGTGTGGTCGGTGATGGTCTCGAAGGTGACCCGGCCTGCAGGACCCATCGCTGTGTTCCCCGAGGCGCGGATCGGTGCTCAGACCTTCTCCATGCTCACCGTCGGTCCGTTCCCGCTCTCACCCATCGGGCGGTGTCGAGCCTGGGCAGGAATCGCCGCAGCATGCCTGCGGGGCAAGCCGGACGCCCACCGGCTCATGAACTATCGTCGTACGACCGAGACGACAGTCGCGGTCGAATCACCGGTACCGGTACAACTCGACGGAGACCTCATCGGCGACTGCCTGGATCTGCGGGTGAGCGCCGGTGAGAAGACACTGCTGGTCTCAGCGCCGACGGCGTGACGTGCCGAAGATTCCGCGCGCGATCTCGCGTGCCGCGGTCCTTGTGAACTGTTTGAACGCCGAGGACTTCACGACCTGAGTGAACAGGTTCTCGTCGTCGTTCTTCGCCGGCTTCTTGCCGCCGGCACCGGGCTCCTCCGGGAAGTCGATCTTGTCCGCCGGCGCGGACTGCTGTTCCTCGGCGTGAGCTTCTGAACCGCCTTCGAGGCGTTCGGCGAGGATTTCGCGGGCAGATTCGTTGTCGATCGCGGTGCCGTACTTCTCGCGCTGGGGCGAAGCCGCCACAGCCGCTTTGATCTCGTCTTCGCTCATCGGCCCCATCTTCGACTCCGGAGCCCGCATCCGTGTCGGCGCCACCGGAGTCGGAGCGCCGTCGGGGTCCATGACGGTGACCACGGCTTCGCCGATGCCCAGTGATGTGAGCAGCTCTTCGAGGTCGTAGTCGGACTTCGGGAAGGTCTGCACAGTTGCCTTGAGTGCCTTGGCATCGTTGGGTGTGTGCGCCCGCAGCTGGTGCTGAATGCGCGAACCCAATTGTGCGAGCACCTCTTCTGGAACATCCTTCGGCGTCTGCGTGACGAAGAAGATGCCGACACCCTTCGACCGGATGAGCCGCACCGTCTGCGTCACCGACTGGAGGAAGGCCTTCGACGCGTCGGCGAAGAGCAGGTGCGCCTCGTCGAAGAAGAACACGAGGGAGGGCTTGTCGGGGTCGCCGACCTCCGGCAGGTCCTGGAACAGGTCGGCCAGCAGCCACATGAGGAACGTGGAGAACAGTGCCGGCGACTGACTGAGCTTCTGCAGCTCGAGCACGGAGACGATTCCGGCACCGTTGTCGTCGGTGCGCAGCAGATCGGCGGTGTCGAATTCCGGTTCTCCGAAGAACACGTCGCCGCCCTGAGCGGCGAGTTCGGAGATCTTGCGCAGGATGACGCCGACGGTGGCCTTCGACGCTCCGCCGATGCCTTCGAGATCGGCCTTGCCCTCGTCGGAGGTGAGGAAGGTGAGGACGGCTTTGAGGTCCGAGAGGTCGAGCAGCGCCAATCCTGCCTGATCGGCATAGTGGAAGACCAGAGAGAGGACGGATTCCTGAGTGTCGTTGAGTTCGAGCACCTTGGCCAGCAGGATCGGACCGAACGAGGTCACCGTCGCCCGCAGCGGAGTGCCCAGTCCCGAATCCCCGAGAGTGTAGAACTCGGTCGGATTGTCCTTGGGCTGCCAGTCCTGACCGGCGGCATCGAGGCGCTTGCGCAGCTTGTCGGATTCGACACCGGCAGCGCCGATGCCCGACAGGTCGCCCTTGATATCGGAGGCGAAGACCGGCACCCCCGCCCGGGACAGCTGTTCGGCGAGCACCTGAAGAGTCACGGTCTTTCCGGTTCCCGTGGCCCCGGCGACCAGTCCGTGCCGATTGAGCATGGACAACGGGATGGAGATCGGAGTCTCCTTCGAGGGGTCCTCACCGTCGAGGGCGACCCCCAGGTCGAGGGTCGCCCCATCGAAGGTGTATCCGTCTTTGAGTGTCTGCAGTGCCTGCTCAGTCATGAGTCAATCTTTACACAGCAGCACCGAGGTGGTGGAGGAATTCTGCATGGATCCGCAGGTCCGTGCCCAGCTCAGGATGGAAGCTGGCTCCCCACACCGAACCCTGCCGAACGAGGACGGGCACATCGTCATGACGAGCGAGCACCTCGGTGCCGGGCCCGAGTTCGAGGATCTGCGGGGCCCGAATGAATGTGCCCTCGACCGGTTCGTCCAGCCCACGTACTGCCAGCGGAGCGGTGAAGGACTCGCGTTGTCGACCGTAGGCGTTACGGGCCACGGTGACATCCAGGCCGCCGAGGCGGTCGTATCCGCCCAGCGAATCGTCGCTGAGCCGGTCGGCCAGGAGAATGAGCCCAGCACACGTGCCGAAGACCGGCAGACCGCCTGACATGCGTTCGCGCAGTCTCGCGAAGAGATCCGTGCCGGCGGCGATGCGCACCATGGCCGTGGACTCTCCGCCGGGCAGAATCAGCGCATCGAGGCCGGCGAGGTGTTCGGACTTGGTGACCTTGAGGGTGTCGACCCCCAGGGAGCCGAGCATGAGCAGATGCTCACGGAAGGCTCCCTGGAGGGCGAGGACGCCGACTCTCACCAGCCGCGCTCGGCCAGGCGGTGCGGTGCGGGGACATCGGCGACGTTGATGCCGACCATCGCATCGCCGAGCCCGCGTGAGGCCCTGGCCACTGCGTCCGAGTCGTCGAAGTGCGTGGTCGCCTCGACGATGGCCTTCGCACGGGCCTCCGGGTTGCCGGACTTGAAGATGCCGGAGCCGACGAAGACGCCGTCGGCACCGAGCTGCATCATCATCGCCGCATCTGCCGGGGTGGCGATGCCGCCGGCGACGAAGGTCACGACCGGCAGACGGCCGAGGCTGGCGACCTGCTTGACCAGATGGTACGGAGCGGCGATCTCCTTGGCTGCGACGTAGAGCTCGTCTTCGCTCTTCGCCCCCAGCGCACGGATCTCGGAGTTGATGGTGCGCAGGTGGCGCATCGCCTCCGAGACGTCGCCGGTGCCCGCTTCGCCTTTCGAACGGATCATCGATGCGCCCTCCTGGATGCGGCGCAGTGCCTCACCGAGGTTGGTCGCACCACAGACGAACGGCACTGTGAAGACGGACTTGTCGATGTGGTTGACATAGTCGGCGGGGGAGAGGACCTCGGATTCGTCGATGTAGTCGACACCGAGGGTCTCGAGGATCTGGGCCTCGACGAAGTGTCCGATGCGGGCCTTGGCCATCACCGGGATGGATACGGCGCCGATGATCGAGTCGATGAGGTCGGGGTCGCTCATCCGAGCGACTCCACCCTGTGCGCGGATGTCGGCGGGGACGCGTTCGAGTGCCATCACGGCGGAGGCTCCCGCCGCCTCGGCGATGCGTGCCTGCTCTGCGTTGACGACGTCCATGATGACGCCGCCCTTGAGCATCTGAGCCAGTCCGGTGTTGAGCAGGGTCTGTGTTTCGGTCATTGTGGTGCAAGTCCATTCACTGTCGCGGAGTCGATCCGGGTCGACGAAAGCGAACAGAACCGAGCGATCTCGGTCTGCTGCCCAACGTCGGAGGGATCGTATTTCTTCGGGGTGAACGGCCGTTCCCGACCAGCCTAATCCGAAGAGTGGCTCAGTCAGAGAGCCAGAAATATGCCAGTATTTTAGGCCAGATGGTGGTGATCGTTCTATGATCGACTGATGGTCACGAAATCGCGGCACGGCACCCGGGCCGAGGGCATCGCTCTGCCGGTGAACGTCGACAGGCGACTGCCGACTCCACTGCCGGATCAACTCACTCAGGAGCTGCGTCGTCTCATCTCGGACGGGACTCTGCACCCGGGGGACACGGTGCTGTCGAGCCGTCGTCTGGCCACACACTTGGGGATCTCCCGCGGCAGTGTGGAGACAGCGTACGCGCAGCTCGCCGTGGAGGGATTCCTCATCGCCGCCGAGCGTTCGGCGACGCGGATCAATCCCGAGCTGCCGGCCGCTTCGACACCTGTGCCTCAGCGCAGAAGCATCCCGGACTCGCCGAGGCGGCGCCTGCGCAACTATGTCGACCTGCGTCCGGGATTCGGCGGTGACGATCCTCTGCGTGAGCCGGCATTTCGCCGGGCGTGGCGGGAATCGCTCGACCTCGATCCAGGGCCGATCGATCCCTTGGGCCAGCCCCGTGCCCGGTGGGCGATCGCTGACTACCTGCGGCTGACGCGTGGAATGGCCGTCGATCCGGACGAGATCATCCTCACCAGCGGGTCTCGCGACGGTCTGCGTCTGCTGCTGAGCGTCGGCGTCTCCGGCTCCATCGCCGTGGAGAACCCCGGATTCCCCGGTCTGCGTCAGGCGATGACCGACCAGCATCTCGTGCCCCTGGACATGGTCGGTTCCTCGCCGGCGCCGGCCGATGTGGGTGCGGCCGTCGTGACACCGAATCATCAGTTCCCGCACGGAACGCCGATGCCGGTCGACCAGCGTGCGCGTCTGCTCGACTGGGCGGCGCGGGGTGATGCGCTCCTCATCGAGGACGACTACGACAGTGAGGCACGGTTCACCCGCACCGTGCTGCCGACCCTCTTCGATCTCGCCTCATCGACCGGCAGCAGCGCGCAGGTCGTCCACATAGGCACCTTCTCCGCTCTGCTGACCTCGGCCGTATCGACCGGGTACGTCATCGCTCGCGGACCGATCTCGGAGCGGCTCATGAGCATGCGTGCGGCTCTCGGGCCTGCGTTCTCACCGATTCTGCAGATGGCCATCGCCTCCTACCTCGGCTCCGGTGGGCTGCGCCGCCGCATCTCCCGCGGTCGGCGACGACTCCGGGCCGCCGAGGAGGTCGTGTCCGAGATCGGTCCGATCCCCGGTCTGGTCCATGACGGTCGCACGCTCGTCATCGAAACGTCTCAGGAACAGGCCGCGACACTGCTGCGTGAGCTGGCCGAGCGCGGCATCCTCGTCGCCTCTTTGGCCCGCGGCTGGACCGGCGGCGATGAAGTCAGGCACGGTCTGGTCATCGCGCATTCGAATGTCGAGGCAACTGTGCTGCGGGAGGCCTTGGGAGAGGTGAAGACCCTCTTGAGTAGGATTCAGTCATGAGGAATTCCGGATTTGCAGTCGACGGCATCATCAAGCTGCTGCTGGCCGTGGCCGGCTTCATCTTCCTCGGCGGACTCGAGGACTTCTTCCTCGCCCCACGCTGGCTGGTCATCACCGCTCTGGTGCTGCTCTTCCTCAGCGCCGCCACCCAGATCTCCTATGCCGTGACCAAGGGAGAGAGGCGCTATCTGAAGTTCCCGATGGTCTTCGACGCCCTTCTCATCGTCGCTGTCGTCGTCGGCCTCATCCTCGCGGCTGCGAGCAACCCGGCCGGTGCCTGGATCCTCTTCGGCTTGGTCGGTGTGGGCTCATTGGGCATCGCCGTGGTCTTCACGACCGGGGAGAACGGCCCGTCCTTCAGCGAAGAATAGCCGCAGAACCCCTGACCGCCAGTTGCGAAGGGTGACGAGCTCAGCGGTTGAACGCGATGGCCGCGATATGACCGTCCGGAATGCCGTCCTCGAGATCGTGGATGTCGACATCAGGGTGCGGTGAGTTCGGGTGCGGCCCGGCACCGATGTAGTCGAGACCCGGATCGCGAGCCAGGCCGGTGCTCAGTGCTTTGAGGAAGGCTTCGGTCCGCGCCCACACGCGGACGAAGCCGGCAGCGAAGTCGTCGTCGGGCAGCTCGTCGAGCTCAGCCCGTTCTCTTTCGTGAAGCAGCTGCATCGCCTCAAGGGCGACCCCGCGCTCGGGGATCGGTTCGATGTCGAGTCCGACCGGATCGTCGGAGACGGCGACGAGGACGAGGCGACGAGACCGGGACACCGAGAACTCGCACTCGTCGTGGCGCGGTTTGCCCGCCGAATCGAGGCGGATCTCGATCGCAGCGGGATCCTGATCCAGATGCGCTCCGAGGACGTGGCGGAGGACGACACGACCGGCAGACCAGGTGGCGGCCGCCTCGGCGTCGAATTCCTTCGCATAGTTGCGTTCCTGCTCGGTGAGCACGGAATCGTCATCGCGCGCCCACGCCGCCTCCGCCGAGGTATCGGCGAGGACGAGGGTGACGGGAAGGTCTGTGCGCAGTTCGGTGAAGCTGGGGTGGTGCGCCATCGATCAGCGGCCCAAGGCCTTGTTGATCTTCTTCAGTTTGCGGCCCAGGACGAAGATCCGCACCGAACCGATGATCCCGGCGATGAGGATGCCCCCGATCGCAGCGAAGAGCATGGCCACGCCCAGGGGCAGTTCGAACTGCCAGCCGAAGTACTTGAACTCGGCCGGGACGTTGTTCTGCAGAATGAAGATGAGCAGCAGGACGACGATGACGGCGCCGAGGATGAGGGAGATCCACATGCCCGCCGACATTCCTGACCCCGCCTTCGTCGACGGCAGCTCACCGGTGTGTCCCGCCGGAGGCTGCGTCTGTTCATGCTGCTCGTGCGGTGACATCTCCCGAGTCTTATCCACCGCAGCGGTCTCGCCCGTCGCGGGAGTATCGCTGCCGAGGACTGAATCGGTTTCGGCCAGGAGCTCTTCGGGCGTCTGCGAATCGCCACGCGGGTCTTGAGTACTCATGCGCCCCATCATAACTGCTGATAGGGAGGTGAGGTCAGGAACAGAGAAGGAGAGTTCAGGAACAGAGAACGAGTCCCGGCAGATGACTGCCGGGACTCTTTCTGTCGTTCCTCTCGGACGATCAGATGATCACCCGATGACTCGTCCAGTCGATCAGACGGTCTTGCTCAGCGACGAGATGATCTCGTTGAGCGTGGCCGAAGGACGCATGGCGGTTTCGGTCTTCACGTCGTTCGGGTAGTAGTAGCCTCCCAGATCGACGGGGCTGCCCTGCACCTCGAGGAGCTCGGCCACGATGGCGTCCTCCTTCTCGGTCAGTGCCTTCGCCACGGGAGCGATGGCCTCGGCCAGGGCTTCGTCCGAGGTCTGCTCGGCCAGCTGCTGGGCCCAGTAGAGAGTGAGGTAGAAGTGGCTGCCGCGGTTGTCGATCTCGCCGACCTTGCGCGACGGCGACTTGTTCTCCTCGAGGAACTTGCCGGTCGCGGCGTCGAGGGTGTCGGCCAGCACACCGGCCCGCTCGTTTCCATGGACGTTGAACTCGTGGCGGAAGGACTCTGCCAGGGCGAGGAACTCACCGAGGGAGTCCCACCGCAGGTGGTTCTCTTCGACGAGCTGCTCGACATGCTTCGGAGCCGAGCCGCCGGCACCGGTCTCGAACAGTCCACCGCCCGCGATCAGCGGGACCACGGAGAGCATCTTCGCCGAGGTGCCGAGTTCGAGGATCGGGAACAGGTCGGTGTTGTAGTCGCGGAGCACGTTGCCGGTCACCGAGATGGTGTCCTTGCCCTCACGGATGCGGTCGATGGAGAACTGAGTGGCCTCCACCGGGTTCATGATGCGGATGTCCAGGCCCTCTGTGTCGTGGTCACGCAGGTACTCCTCGACCTTCGCCTTGATGTTGCGGTCGTGGGCGCGGGTCTCATCGAGCCAGAACACGGCCGGGGTCTCGGACAGGCGGGCCCGAGTGACGGCGAGCTTGACCCAGTCGCGGACGGGGATGTCCTTCGTCTGGCAGGCACGCCAGATGTCACCGGCGGCGACCTCGTGGCTCATGAGCACATCGCCGGCGGAGTTGACGACCTCGACGGTTCCGGCCTCCGGGATCTCGAAGGTCTTGTCGTGGCTGCCGTACTCTTCGGCCTTCTGCGCCATAAGACCGACATTGGGCACGGTGCCCATGGTCCGCGGGTCGAAGGCGCCCTTGTCCTGGCAGTCCTCGATGACGGTCTGGTAGACGCCGGCGTAGGAGGAGTCGGGGATGACGGCCAGGGTGTCCTGGGTCTGGTCGTCCTTGTTCCACATCTTGCCGCCGACACGGATCATCGCGGGCATGGAGGCATCGACGATGACGTCGGAGGGCACATGGAGGTTCGTGATGCCCTTGTGCGAGTTGACCATGGCCAGGTCGGGGCCGTCTGCCAGGCCCTTCTCGATTCCGGCCTTGACTCCGGCGGCTGCGTCGGCAGGCAGGGTGTCGAGTCCGGCGAGGATGGCGGCCAGCCCGTTGTCGGAGGTCAGCCCAGCCTCGGCGAGGACGTCACCGTATTCGGCGAAGACATCGGGGAAGAAGGCTTCGATGACCTTGCCGAAGAGGATGGGGTCGGAGACCTTCATCATCGTGGCCTTGAGGTGGACGGAGAAGAGGACGCCGTCGGCCTTGGCCGCGGCGATCTGATCCTTGACGAACTCGTCGAGGGCGGCGGCGTTCATCTTCGTCGAATCGACGATCTCGCCGGCCAGGACGGGCAGGGACTCCTTGAGGACCGTCGTCTCTCCCGCGGCGGTCCGCAGGCGGATCGACAGGGTGTCATCGGCCTCGATGATCACAGACTTCTCGTTGTCGCGGAAGTCTCCCGATCCCATGGTGGCGACGCGGGTCTTCGAATCCTTCGACCATTCGCCCATCGAATGCGGGTGAGCTTTGGCGAAGTTCTTCACGGCCTGCGGAGCGCGACGGTCGGAGTTGCCCTCACGCAGCACCGGGTTGACGGCCGAACCCTTGACCTTGTCGTAGCGTGCCCGAACGTCCTTCTCCTCATCGGTCGAAGGCTCTTCCGGGTAGGCGGGCAGATCGTAGCCCTGGGACTGCAGCTCGGCGATCGTCGCCTTCAGCTGCGGGACGGATGCCGAGATGTTGGGCAGTTTGATGATGTTGGCATCGGCGGTCTTGGCGAGATCACCCAGCTCCGCGAGTGCGTCGCCGACCTGCTGGTCTTCGGGCAGGCGGTCGCTGAACTGGGCCAGCACGCGTGCGGCGAGAGAGATGTCCCTGGTCTCAACCTCGACACCGGCCGACGTGGCGAAGGCTTCGATGATCGGCTTGAGCGAATACGTCGCCAGAAGCGGCGCTTCATCCGTGCGCGTGTAAATGATTTTAGCCATAGTTAAGGACCACTCCGCATCTTCTTGGGGTTTATCGCCCTCCATCCTACCTTCTGGGCCATTTCGGTAGGCGGCCCAATCCGATGACGGTGCTCACATCTGCCGGTGGCACCCGGTAGTCTTCTGTGTCGGCACGGACACCAGAAAGAGGACGACAGTGGCCAAACTCTACTTCCGGTACGGGGCGATGAATTCCGGCAAGTCGACCGCTCTTCTGCAGGCGGCTTTCAACTACGAGGAACGCGGCCAGCGCGTCCTGCTGGCCAAGCCGCTGATCGACACCAAAGGCGCATCGCAGATCGTGTCCCGATTGGGCGTCACCCGCGAGGTCGACTTCGTCATTCCCGCCGACGGTGACGTCGAACGGATCTATGCCGAACACGCCGACTACGTCGACCACGACGCCCTCATCGAGTCCATCGACGCCCCGAAGATCCCGGTCGCGTGCCTGCTCATCGACGAAGCGCAGTTCCTCAGCCCCGTCCAAGTGGACTCGCTCATGCGCATCGCGACCGCCTCCTCGGTGCCGGTGATGTGCTACGGAATCCGCACGGACTTCCAGACGAAGGCGTTCCCCGGTTCAGCGCGACTGCTCGAGATCGCACACACCCTCGAAGAGCTCAAGACGATCTGCCGCTGCGGACGCAAGGCCATGTTCAACGGCCGCCTCGTCGACGGAGCGTTCATCTTCGACGGCGATCAGGTCGCCATCGACGGCAATTCCGTGACCTATGAGTCACTGTGCCCGAGCTGTTATCTCGAGTACTCCGGCGGTAGGCTGTCAACGACAGACTCCTGACCGATCCCTACTCAGCTTCCCCGTCGAATCCCGCTCGTCGACCCCATCGTCACCAGTCGAAATCCTCTCGCACCTGAAGTTCTCAAGGAGCCTCCATGCGCATCGCCGTCCGTGCCTTCAACGACAATCCCGGTTCTCCCGTCCTCGTCTTCGGCAACGCTCTGGGCACCAGAATGCCCTTGTGGACGCC
Protein-coding regions in this window:
- a CDS encoding winged helix DNA-binding domain-containing protein — translated: MDAHQISAARLISQGLIGPPPESPTGSDLSPAGAVVEHLGCVQAQALGGALVSIALRSGPDVTDGVAAVRAAIDSGEIVRSWTQRGTIHLTTAKDIGWILGLTGARTMKSTAKRREHFGITDAMLDTAAELATAAIRERGPLTRFELLDAFAPIGAGDEYGHARYLITSLALQNIIVQAPMIEGKDDMKYVLTADWVPAPTELDTEAADHEWVRRFVTSHGPVTVDDATRWTGLPKTRMRKAIQAGIVAGEIVSSDIDGTEYVHAPDLEDRLAEWETAAQETMLLPGFDEIILGYKDRSATLDPAHERLVVPGGNGMFKNTVLTGTRARATWKRSPRKTGPRVLVDTFPGERVDLEAVETVSATHPAFV
- a CDS encoding diacylglycerol kinase family protein; translated protein: MNELHTTRTPLAGQMTAADRPGSTPQSIAVGIILNPKHPATLRAYAELVPELRNVGAHYRSMTTSVERSGRWQAEQLIAWGADTIIILGGDGTIRATAAVLAEAGTPTFLIPTGTANVLSRHIGFRSSRHAIDLCVGTIASIIRVGDPPNLRNVPINTADFQTADGARHRTEFISLAGIGGDARAVAHHRSAPGLLGYAWGAARALFAADFTASTADTASMRDTASTRERTAGAGEATASGQVWSVMVSKVTRPAGPIAVFPEARIGAQTFSMLTVGPFPLSPIGRCRAWAGIAAACLRGKPDAHRLMNYRRTTETTVAVESPVPVQLDGDLIGDCLDLRVSAGEKTLLVSAPTA
- a CDS encoding helicase HerA-like domain-containing protein; amino-acid sequence: MTEQALQTLKDGYTFDGATLDLGVALDGEDPSKETPISIPLSMLNRHGLVAGATGTGKTVTLQVLAEQLSRAGVPVFASDIKGDLSGIGAAGVESDKLRKRLDAAGQDWQPKDNPTEFYTLGDSGLGTPLRATVTSFGPILLAKVLELNDTQESVLSLVFHYADQAGLALLDLSDLKAVLTFLTSDEGKADLEGIGGASKATVGVILRKISELAAQGGDVFFGEPEFDTADLLRTDDNGAGIVSVLELQKLSQSPALFSTFLMWLLADLFQDLPEVGDPDKPSLVFFFDEAHLLFADASKAFLQSVTQTVRLIRSKGVGIFFVTQTPKDVPEEVLAQLGSRIQHQLRAHTPNDAKALKATVQTFPKSDYDLEELLTSLGIGEAVVTVMDPDGAPTPVAPTRMRAPESKMGPMSEDEIKAAVAASPQREKYGTAIDNESAREILAERLEGGSEAHAEEQQSAPADKIDFPEEPGAGGKKPAKNDDENLFTQVVKSSAFKQFTRTAAREIARGIFGTSRRRR
- the pdxT gene encoding pyridoxal 5'-phosphate synthase glutaminase subunit PdxT, coding for MRVGVLALQGAFREHLLMLGSLGVDTLKVTKSEHLAGLDALILPGGESTAMVRIAAGTDLFARLRERMSGGLPVFGTCAGLILLADRLSDDSLGGYDRLGGLDVTVARNAYGRQRESFTAPLAVRGLDEPVEGTFIRAPQILELGPGTEVLARHDDVPVLVRQGSVWGASFHPELGTDLRIHAEFLHHLGAAV
- the pdxS gene encoding pyridoxal 5'-phosphate synthase lyase subunit PdxS, which translates into the protein MTETQTLLNTGLAQMLKGGVIMDVVNAEQARIAEAAGASAVMALERVPADIRAQGGVARMSDPDLIDSIIGAVSIPVMAKARIGHFVEAQILETLGVDYIDESEVLSPADYVNHIDKSVFTVPFVCGATNLGEALRRIQEGASMIRSKGEAGTGDVSEAMRHLRTINSEIRALGAKSEDELYVAAKEIAAPYHLVKQVASLGRLPVVTFVAGGIATPADAAMMMQLGADGVFVGSGIFKSGNPEARAKAIVEATTHFDDSDAVARASRGLGDAMVGINVADVPAPHRLAERGW
- a CDS encoding PLP-dependent aminotransferase family protein, encoding MVTKSRHGTRAEGIALPVNVDRRLPTPLPDQLTQELRRLISDGTLHPGDTVLSSRRLATHLGISRGSVETAYAQLAVEGFLIAAERSATRINPELPAASTPVPQRRSIPDSPRRRLRNYVDLRPGFGGDDPLREPAFRRAWRESLDLDPGPIDPLGQPRARWAIADYLRLTRGMAVDPDEIILTSGSRDGLRLLLSVGVSGSIAVENPGFPGLRQAMTDQHLVPLDMVGSSPAPADVGAAVVTPNHQFPHGTPMPVDQRARLLDWAARGDALLIEDDYDSEARFTRTVLPTLFDLASSTGSSAQVVHIGTFSALLTSAVSTGYVIARGPISERLMSMRAALGPAFSPILQMAIASYLGSGGLRRRISRGRRRLRAAEEVVSEIGPIPGLVHDGRTLVIETSQEQAATLLRELAERGILVASLARGWTGGDEVRHGLVIAHSNVEATVLREALGEVKTLLSRIQS
- a CDS encoding 4'-phosphopantetheinyl transferase superfamily protein, producing the protein MAHHPSFTELRTDLPVTLVLADTSAEAAWARDDDSVLTEQERNYAKEFDAEAAATWSAGRVVLRHVLGAHLDQDPAAIEIRLDSAGKPRHDECEFSVSRSRRLVLVAVSDDPVGLDIEPIPERGVALEAMQLLHERERAELDELPDDDFAAGFVRVWARTEAFLKALSTGLARDPGLDYIGAGPHPNSPHPDVDIHDLEDGIPDGHIAAIAFNR
- a CDS encoding lipopolysaccharide assembly protein LapA domain-containing protein codes for the protein MSTQDPRGDSQTPEELLAETDSVLGSDTPATGETAAVDKTREMSPHEQHEQTQPPAGHTGELPSTKAGSGMSAGMWISLILGAVIVVLLLIFILQNNVPAEFKYFGWQFELPLGVAMLFAAIGGILIAGIIGSVRIFVLGRKLKKINKALGR